In a single window of the Acidobacteriota bacterium genome:
- a CDS encoding NAD(P)-dependent alcohol dehydrogenase, whose translation MWAYELQKFGIDGLRKTEQPDPVPGAGEVVVKLHATSLNFRDLMVVEGTYNPRMKLPAIPFSDGAGEVVSVGEKVSKWQTGDRVMPIFAQLWMDGDPNAEIRRSSLGAGSPWDGTLREYAVFNENGLVAIPSFLDYGKAATLPCAALTAWNALVVSGGIKPGDTVVTLGTGGVSIFALQFAKLAGARVIATSSSDQKLARLSAVGADETINYRESEDWDKAVLEFTAGRGADHVVEVGGANTLPRSINATRFGGHIAMIGALTGAASFNPTSVFMKAVRVQGIYVGNRRMFEEMVQAAAVNQLDPIVDSVFSIDEVAAALNHMKQGSHFGKIVIDYSKGGLQ comes from the coding sequence ATGTGGGCTTACGAATTACAGAAATTCGGGATCGACGGCCTCCGAAAGACGGAGCAGCCCGATCCTGTGCCCGGTGCGGGCGAGGTCGTCGTCAAGCTCCACGCCACGTCGCTGAATTTTCGAGACCTTATGGTCGTTGAGGGAACTTATAACCCTCGGATGAAACTTCCCGCGATTCCGTTTTCGGACGGTGCCGGCGAGGTCGTATCGGTCGGGGAAAAAGTGTCCAAATGGCAGACGGGCGACCGCGTGATGCCGATCTTCGCTCAGCTTTGGATGGACGGCGACCCAAATGCGGAAATACGCAGGTCGTCGCTCGGTGCCGGCAGTCCTTGGGACGGTACGCTGCGCGAATATGCGGTTTTTAACGAGAACGGACTTGTAGCGATCCCATCATTTCTGGATTACGGCAAGGCTGCAACGCTTCCGTGTGCTGCATTGACGGCGTGGAATGCATTGGTAGTTTCCGGCGGCATCAAACCCGGCGATACTGTAGTTACGCTCGGGACCGGAGGTGTTTCGATCTTCGCTCTGCAGTTTGCGAAATTGGCGGGAGCCAGGGTTATCGCGACGTCAAGCAGCGATCAAAAGCTCGCAAGGCTAAGTGCGGTGGGGGCCGACGAGACAATAAACTATCGTGAAAGCGAGGACTGGGACAAAGCGGTACTTGAGTTCACAGCGGGCCGCGGTGCTGACCACGTTGTTGAGGTCGGCGGTGCTAACACGCTGCCGCGGTCGATCAACGCGACCCGTTTTGGCGGACATATCGCGATGATAGGTGCGTTGACCGGTGCCGCATCGTTCAACCCTACATCGGTTTTCATGAAAGCAGTGCGGGTTCAGGGAATTTACGTCGGCAACCGAAGGATGTTTGAAGAAATGGTACAGGCGGCCGCCGTCAATCAGTTGGATCCCATCGTTGATTCGGTGTTTTCGATCGACGAAGTCGCGGCCGCACTGAACCATATGAAACAGGGAAGCCATTTCGGAAAGATCGTCATTGACTACAGCAAAGGAGGGCTGCAGTGA
- a CDS encoding NAD(P)-binding domain-containing protein, which yields MKLGFIGSGPVSQVLGKAYAERGHEVMLSSRDISKLAAWSEEAGKNAHVGTFAEAAAFGEIIFLSVRNDVVFDAIGMAGGGSLSGKTVVDLTNPMDFSGGMPPKFTAEVGGSLGERIQRALPDSDVVKAFNTIGIAVMTDPMFDGQAATHFIAGNSETAKSAVADLISEFGWDVVDVGGIEQSFYLEALAMLWVNYALKEGSWSQAFKLLRR from the coding sequence GTGAAATTAGGATTTATAGGTTCTGGGCCGGTCTCGCAGGTGCTTGGAAAAGCATATGCGGAGCGTGGGCATGAGGTAATGCTGAGTTCGCGGGACATCAGCAAACTCGCGGCATGGTCCGAAGAGGCAGGCAAGAATGCCCATGTCGGCACTTTCGCCGAGGCTGCGGCTTTCGGCGAGATCATTTTCCTCTCCGTCCGCAACGATGTGGTATTCGATGCGATCGGCATGGCGGGCGGCGGCAGTTTATCGGGTAAGACCGTTGTTGATCTTACGAATCCGATGGATTTTTCCGGAGGGATGCCGCCGAAGTTCACTGCCGAGGTCGGCGGATCGCTGGGCGAGCGGATTCAGCGGGCATTGCCCGATTCTGATGTCGTCAAAGCATTCAATACCATCGGCATTGCCGTGATGACAGATCCTATGTTTGACGGGCAGGCGGCCACACATTTCATAGCGGGGAACAGTGAAACTGCGAAATCAGCAGTGGCTGATCTGATATCGGAATTTGGTTGGGACGTCGTTGACGTAGGCGGTATCGAGCAGTCCTTCTACTTAGAAGCACTCGCGATGCTGTGGGTCAATTACGCGTTGAAAGAGGGAAGTTGGAGCCAGGCGTTCAAGCTGCTGCGGCGATAG
- the trxA gene encoding thioredoxin — protein MAHFTKEANENNFQADVLNSDKPVLVDFWAEWCGPCRMIAPTLEELAEKYQGKADVYKMNVDENPVTPNNFGVRAIPTLILFKGGQEQERVVGMVSLDGLSKLVEKYA, from the coding sequence ATGGCACATTTTACAAAAGAGGCAAACGAGAATAACTTTCAGGCAGATGTCCTGAATTCGGACAAGCCGGTCCTGGTGGATTTTTGGGCAGAATGGTGCGGTCCTTGCCGCATGATCGCCCCGACCCTTGAGGAGTTGGCCGAAAAGTATCAGGGCAAGGCAGACGTTTACAAAATGAACGTCGATGAGAATCCCGTCACGCCGAACAATTTCGGCGTTCGGGCGATCCCGACGCTCATACTGTTCAAAGGCGGCCAGGAACAGGAACGAGTTGTTGGCATGGTCAGCCTCGACGGCCTCTCGAAGCTCGTCGAAAAGTACGCATAA